A genomic stretch from Streptomyces venezuelae ATCC 10712 includes:
- a CDS encoding S8 family peptidase, with protein MFSQISSRLRTSAVAVAALGTTAALAAPAGLAQAAPTDTAPVAARSAGATQTSPTTVTKAAAPAAWAAGTRAYLVITAPGGTSAVSGAVTSNGGSVFASYDAIGVIVAHSTSTSFASAMRAVTGVQQVGATRTSDVPADAYNPALPANPAQSATTLTESNRWDMTQIKADQAWAVSTGSASVKVGVLDTGVDDQHQDIAPNFNAADSASCAYGKADTRAGAWRDVGTHGTHVAGTIAAAKNGKGVIGVAPGVKISSVRIAEPTSSLFFAENTICGFMWAGDHGFKVTNNSYYTDPWQFNCPDNIDQAAIIEGVRRAQVYAEGKGSLQVAAAGNSNYDLANKTTDSESPNDSTPVTRTITNACIDIPTELPGVVTVAAQASGGAKSSYSNFGNGVIDVAAPGGDGATGVYSTLPGGKYGSMSGTSMASPHVAGVAALIASANPAFTPAQIRDQLGTQATDRACPSDTRCKGTTTKNGFFGEGAVDALKAVGGNTPPPGAYFENLTDVAIADNATVESAITVSGVTGNAPATLKVGVDVKHTYIGDLKVDLVAPDGTVYTLHNRTGSGTDNIVQTFTVNASAEVANGVWKLRVNDNASQDTGKIDAWNLTF; from the coding sequence TTGTTTTCCCAGATATCCAGCCGGCTGAGAACGTCGGCCGTCGCCGTCGCGGCGCTCGGCACGACCGCGGCGCTCGCCGCTCCCGCGGGACTCGCCCAGGCAGCACCGACCGACACGGCGCCCGTCGCGGCCCGTTCGGCGGGGGCGACCCAGACCTCCCCCACCACCGTCACGAAGGCGGCCGCTCCGGCCGCCTGGGCCGCGGGCACCCGCGCCTACCTGGTGATCACGGCGCCCGGCGGCACCTCTGCCGTCAGCGGCGCGGTGACGAGCAACGGCGGTTCGGTCTTCGCGAGCTACGACGCGATCGGCGTGATCGTGGCGCACTCGACGTCCACGTCGTTCGCCTCGGCGATGCGCGCGGTCACCGGCGTCCAGCAGGTCGGGGCGACCCGTACCTCCGACGTCCCCGCCGACGCCTACAACCCGGCGCTCCCGGCCAACCCCGCGCAGTCGGCGACCACGCTGACCGAGTCGAACCGCTGGGACATGACCCAGATCAAGGCCGACCAGGCCTGGGCGGTCTCCACCGGCTCGGCGTCCGTGAAGGTCGGCGTCCTCGACACCGGCGTGGACGACCAGCACCAGGACATCGCGCCGAACTTCAACGCCGCCGACTCGGCCTCCTGCGCCTACGGCAAGGCGGACACGCGCGCGGGTGCCTGGCGTGACGTCGGCACCCACGGCACGCACGTCGCGGGCACGATCGCGGCCGCCAAGAACGGCAAGGGCGTCATCGGCGTCGCGCCGGGCGTGAAGATCTCCTCCGTCCGCATCGCGGAGCCGACCAGCAGCCTGTTCTTCGCGGAGAACACCATCTGCGGCTTCATGTGGGCCGGTGACCACGGCTTCAAGGTCACCAACAACAGCTATTACACGGACCCGTGGCAGTTCAACTGCCCGGACAACATCGACCAGGCCGCCATCATCGAGGGTGTCCGCCGGGCGCAGGTGTACGCCGAGGGCAAGGGTTCGCTCCAGGTGGCCGCCGCCGGCAACTCCAACTACGACCTGGCGAACAAGACGACCGACTCCGAGTCCCCCAACGACTCGACCCCGGTCACCCGCACGATCACCAACGCCTGCATCGACATCCCGACCGAGCTGCCGGGCGTCGTGACGGTCGCCGCGCAGGCCAGCGGGGGCGCGAAGTCCTCGTACTCGAACTTCGGCAACGGTGTGATCGACGTGGCGGCCCCGGGCGGCGACGGCGCCACCGGCGTCTACTCGACGCTCCCGGGCGGCAAGTACGGCTCCATGAGCGGTACGTCGATGGCCTCGCCGCACGTGGCGGGTGTCGCCGCGCTGATCGCGAGCGCCAACCCGGCCTTCACCCCGGCGCAGATCCGCGACCAGCTGGGCACCCAGGCCACGGACAGGGCCTGCCCCTCGGACACCCGCTGCAAGGGCACCACGACCAAGAACGGCTTCTTCGGTGAGGGCGCGGTCGACGCCCTGAAGGCCGTCGGCGGGAACACTCCGCCGCCCGGCGCGTACTTCGAGAACCTGACCGATGTCGCGATCGCCGACAACGCCACGGTGGAGAGCGCGATCACGGTCAGCGGTGTGACGGGCAACGCGCCGGCCACCCTGAAGGTGGGCGTGGACGTCAAGCACACCTACATCGGTGACCTGAAGGTCGATCTGGTGGCTCCGGACGGCACCGTGTACACGCTGCACAACCGGACCGGCAGCGGTACGGACAACATCGTCCAGACCTTCACGGTCAACGCCTCGGCGGAGGTGGCGAACGGGGTCTGGAAGCTGCGCGTGAACGACAACGCGAGCCAGGACACGGGCAAGATCGACGCCTGGAACCTGACCTTCTGA
- a CDS encoding DUF1304 domain-containing protein, with translation METTANVLVGLVAALHAYILVLEMFLWEKKPGRGLSGFDADMARATAPLAANQGLYNGFLAAGLVWGLIAGDPTGFRVQVFFLSCVVVAGLYGGATANRRILVAQALPGAVALGAVLLSR, from the coding sequence GTGGAGACGACGGCGAACGTACTGGTGGGCCTGGTGGCCGCCCTGCACGCGTACATCCTCGTGCTGGAGATGTTCCTGTGGGAGAAGAAGCCGGGGCGCGGACTGTCCGGCTTCGACGCCGACATGGCCCGCGCGACCGCGCCGCTCGCCGCCAACCAGGGTCTGTACAACGGCTTCCTGGCCGCCGGACTCGTCTGGGGCCTGATCGCCGGGGACCCGACCGGCTTCCGCGTGCAGGTCTTCTTCCTCTCCTGTGTCGTCGTCGCCGGGCTGTACGGCGGAGCCACCGCGAACCGCCGCATCCTGGTCGCCCAGGCGCTCCCGGGCGCGGTCGCCCTCGGCGCCGTCCTGCTGAGCCGGTGA
- a CDS encoding TetR/AcrR family transcriptional regulator, with product MSARASGPGAGAAPGDPRAARTRAKLRRALFDECAERPLEEVTIATLVRRAGVGRATFYVHYGDLEALAVDACADVVREAVDALHAWRGRPDPASPPPALLDFLAGLAPHTGLYRTLLRPGGGGPLGLVLHEDLRARSLHERTLAGGPEPALIASAVAATFAGVLADWLHGLVEGDSDLIAHQIWRLLVTLHRTPLE from the coding sequence GTGAGCGCACGGGCGAGCGGGCCGGGAGCCGGGGCGGCGCCGGGCGACCCTCGGGCGGCCAGGACGCGGGCCAAGCTGCGCCGCGCCCTGTTCGACGAGTGCGCCGAACGCCCGCTGGAAGAGGTCACCATCGCCACCCTGGTGCGCCGCGCCGGGGTCGGCCGCGCCACCTTCTACGTCCACTACGGCGACCTGGAGGCACTCGCCGTCGACGCCTGCGCCGACGTGGTCCGCGAGGCGGTGGACGCGCTGCACGCCTGGCGGGGCCGCCCGGACCCGGCGTCGCCGCCGCCCGCGCTGCTCGACTTCCTCGCCGGACTCGCCCCGCACACGGGCCTCTACCGCACGCTGCTGCGCCCGGGCGGCGGCGGGCCGCTCGGCCTGGTCCTCCACGAGGACCTGCGGGCCCGCAGCCTGCACGAGCGCACGCTGGCCGGCGGCCCCGAGCCGGCGCTGATCGCCTCGGCGGTGGCGGCGACCTTCGCCGGAGTGCTCGCCGACTGGCTGCACGGTCTCGTCGAAGGCGACTCCGACCTGATCGCCCATCAGATCTGGCGCCTGCTCGTCACCCTGCACCGCACGCCGCTGGAGTAG
- a CDS encoding carbohydrate binding domain-containing protein, giving the protein MTRTPLRPPGRAVAVLAVTAGLLGLLTARPDAPAPAPRTAPVAATAENTATVFYWTKTKNWARYNLHWAPDGGSWTTVPGVAMEAACTDWVKKTVSLGTAAGLQATFTNGSGTWDNNGGRNYALGTGSLTVKDGVIAHSDPCAGTGPEPTPTPGAKATVYYSTAALGWSTANLHYQPAGGAWTTVPGVGMQAACAGWWKREVDLGTATSLRAAFNNGNGTWDNNGGADYTIGAGVSTVRNNAVTANAADPCAAEVPDTQAPTVPAKVTAAADGVSVLLTWDPATDNKAVAKYQVTRVGGSGGTVVTDVGSTVFSDTGLAERTAYTYTVKAVDAAGNVSAASAPAAVTTGDKPATPATGRPLGTDPRKDPVYFVLTARFNDGDPSNNRGGSQHVKSGNAANDDPMFRGDFKGLIQKLDYVKGLGFSAIWVTPVVLNRSDYDYHGYHGYDFYKVDPRLESAGASYQDLIDAAHAKGMKIYQDVVYNHSSRWGAKGLFTPTVYGVRDSQWSWYYDEKQPGFTYDGLTVDPKTGKSYYNGDLWSTAEPAGNTCLNWGKPTGGKSPEGYTLYNCQWPSPTSGMFPKALYHNCWLGNWEGEDSRSCWLHDDLADFNTESAAVQNYLIGAYDKYIDMGVDGFRVDTAVHVPRTTWNRRFLPAIQERVTQKFGAEAAKNFLVFGEVGAFVNDKWNRGSVNHSAQFFTWKERKEYDADDAKAAVEMYDYENQAGTAAQPTSTNAFLDGNAYHQPDHSKFSGMNIIDMRMHMNFGDAANAFHNGKDSDDTTNDATYNVVYVDSHDYGPNKSAERYAGGTDAWAENMSLMWTFRGIPTLYYGSEIEFQKGKKIDCGPTCPLATTGRAYFGDHLAGSVTASDFSQVSAASGAVATTLEQPLVKHVQRLNQIRRAVPALQMGQYSTEGISGGMAFKRRYTSGGTDSFALVTVTGGATYTGIPNGTYTDAVTGDVRTVTGGTLTVAAPGKGNLRVYVLNGPGRIGTAGPYLK; this is encoded by the coding sequence ATGACCCGCACTCCCCTGCGGCCGCCCGGACGGGCGGTGGCCGTCCTGGCCGTGACCGCCGGCCTGCTCGGCCTGCTCACGGCCCGACCCGACGCACCCGCACCCGCACCCCGTACCGCCCCGGTCGCCGCCACCGCCGAGAACACCGCGACCGTCTTCTACTGGACGAAGACGAAGAACTGGGCGCGGTACAACCTCCATTGGGCGCCGGACGGTGGTTCCTGGACCACCGTGCCCGGCGTCGCCATGGAGGCCGCCTGCACGGACTGGGTGAAGAAGACCGTCTCCCTCGGTACGGCGGCCGGCCTCCAGGCCACCTTCACCAACGGCAGCGGCACCTGGGACAACAACGGCGGCAGGAACTACGCCCTGGGCACCGGCTCGCTCACCGTCAAGGACGGGGTGATCGCCCACTCCGACCCGTGCGCCGGAACGGGACCCGAGCCGACTCCGACGCCGGGTGCCAAGGCCACCGTCTACTACTCGACCGCCGCCCTCGGCTGGTCCACCGCCAACCTCCACTACCAGCCGGCCGGCGGCGCCTGGACCACCGTCCCCGGCGTCGGCATGCAGGCCGCCTGCGCGGGCTGGTGGAAGCGGGAGGTCGACCTCGGGACGGCCACCTCCCTCAGGGCCGCCTTCAACAACGGCAACGGCACCTGGGACAACAACGGCGGCGCCGACTACACGATCGGCGCGGGCGTCAGCACCGTACGGAACAACGCCGTGACGGCGAACGCCGCCGACCCCTGCGCCGCCGAAGTGCCCGACACCCAGGCCCCGACCGTCCCGGCGAAGGTCACCGCCGCCGCGGACGGCGTCTCGGTGCTGCTGACCTGGGACCCCGCCACCGACAACAAGGCCGTGGCCAAGTACCAGGTCACCCGGGTGGGCGGCAGCGGCGGTACGGTCGTCACCGACGTCGGCTCCACCGTGTTCTCCGACACGGGCCTGGCCGAACGGACCGCGTACACCTACACGGTGAAGGCCGTGGACGCCGCCGGGAACGTCTCCGCCGCCTCGGCGCCCGCGGCCGTCACCACCGGGGACAAGCCGGCGACCCCCGCCACCGGGAGACCGCTCGGCACCGACCCGCGCAAGGACCCCGTCTACTTCGTCCTGACCGCCCGCTTCAACGACGGCGACCCGTCGAACAACCGCGGCGGCAGCCAGCACGTGAAGTCGGGCAACGCCGCCAACGACGACCCCATGTTCCGGGGCGACTTCAAGGGCCTCATCCAGAAACTGGACTACGTCAAGGGCCTCGGTTTCTCCGCGATATGGGTGACCCCGGTGGTCCTCAACCGCTCCGACTACGACTACCACGGCTACCACGGCTACGACTTCTACAAGGTCGACCCCCGCCTGGAGTCGGCCGGCGCCTCCTACCAGGACCTGATCGACGCCGCGCACGCCAAGGGCATGAAGATCTACCAGGACGTCGTCTACAACCACTCCTCCCGCTGGGGCGCCAAGGGCCTGTTCACGCCCACCGTGTACGGCGTCCGCGACAGCCAGTGGAGCTGGTACTACGACGAGAAGCAGCCCGGCTTCACGTACGACGGCCTGACGGTCGACCCGAAGACCGGCAAGTCGTACTACAACGGGGACCTGTGGTCGACGGCCGAGCCGGCCGGCAACACCTGCCTCAACTGGGGCAAGCCCACCGGCGGCAAGAGCCCCGAGGGCTACACCCTCTACAACTGCCAGTGGCCGAGCCCCACTTCCGGCATGTTTCCCAAGGCCCTGTACCACAACTGCTGGCTCGGGAACTGGGAGGGCGAGGACTCGCGCTCCTGCTGGCTCCACGACGACCTCGCCGACTTCAACACCGAGTCCGCGGCCGTCCAGAACTACCTGATCGGCGCCTACGACAAGTACATCGACATGGGCGTCGACGGCTTCCGCGTGGACACCGCCGTGCACGTCCCGCGCACCACCTGGAACCGCCGCTTCCTTCCCGCCATCCAGGAGCGCGTCACCCAGAAGTTCGGCGCCGAGGCCGCGAAGAACTTCCTGGTCTTCGGCGAGGTCGGCGCCTTCGTCAACGACAAGTGGAACCGCGGCTCGGTCAACCACTCCGCGCAGTTCTTCACGTGGAAGGAGCGCAAGGAGTACGACGCCGACGACGCCAAGGCCGCCGTGGAGATGTACGACTACGAGAACCAGGCCGGGACCGCCGCCCAGCCCACGTCCACCAACGCCTTCCTCGACGGCAACGCCTACCACCAGCCCGACCACAGCAAGTTCTCCGGCATGAACATCATCGACATGCGCATGCACATGAACTTCGGTGACGCCGCCAACGCCTTCCACAACGGCAAGGACTCCGACGACACGACCAACGACGCCACCTACAACGTCGTCTACGTCGACAGCCACGACTACGGACCCAACAAGTCCGCCGAGCGGTACGCGGGCGGCACCGACGCCTGGGCCGAGAACATGTCCCTGATGTGGACCTTCCGTGGCATCCCGACGCTGTACTACGGCTCCGAGATCGAGTTCCAGAAGGGCAAGAAGATCGACTGCGGGCCGACCTGCCCGCTCGCCACGACCGGCCGGGCGTACTTCGGCGACCACCTCGCCGGCTCGGTCACGGCCTCGGACTTCTCCCAGGTCTCCGCGGCCTCCGGCGCGGTCGCGACGACGCTCGAACAGCCCCTGGTGAAGCACGTGCAGCGGCTCAATCAGATCCGCCGCGCGGTCCCCGCGCTCCAGATGGGCCAGTACTCGACGGAGGGCATCTCGGGCGGCATGGCGTTCAAGCGCCGCTACACCAGCGGCGGTACGGACAGCTTCGCGCTGGTCACCGTCACCGGTGGCGCCACGTACACGGGCATCCCCAACGGCACGTACACCGACGCCGTCACCGGTGACGTGCGGACCGTCACCGGTGGCACGCTCACGGTCGCCGCGCCCGGCAAGGGCAACCTGCGGGTGTACGTCCTGAACGGCCCGGGCCGGATCGGCACGGCCGGCCCGTACCTGAAGTAG
- a CDS encoding YrdB family protein — MKLPGPLRVLNEGLAFLLELAALAVLARWGWESAEAIVLRLVLAVAAPVAAAVLWGLFAAPRARFQVPLAVVLAVKALVFGAAALALDALDGPAWAGCFVAVALVNTTLATLDRRAAAPPGAPLPR; from the coding sequence ATGAAGCTGCCCGGCCCCCTGCGCGTGCTCAACGAAGGGCTGGCGTTCCTGCTGGAACTGGCCGCACTGGCCGTGCTCGCCCGCTGGGGTTGGGAGAGTGCGGAGGCCATCGTGCTCCGACTGGTGCTCGCGGTCGCGGCGCCCGTCGCAGCGGCCGTCCTGTGGGGCCTGTTCGCCGCGCCGAGGGCGCGGTTCCAGGTGCCCCTCGCGGTGGTACTGGCCGTGAAGGCCCTGGTGTTCGGCGCGGCGGCACTCGCGCTCGACGCGCTCGACGGGCCGGCGTGGGCCGGCTGCTTCGTCGCCGTGGCGCTCGTCAACACCACCCTGGCGACCCTGGACCGCCGAGCCGCCGCGCCACCCGGCGCGCCCCTTCCGCGCTAG